The Bombus pascuorum chromosome 12, iyBomPasc1.1, whole genome shotgun sequence genome contains the following window.
CAGTAGAACATTGAAATCTATTAAGAAAAGCATTCCCAAATTTGGAAAGAGGACGAAACTGCTTGTTTGGATCAACAACTAAAGCATTTCCAGGGATCACACGCTCATTCTCATTGTACATAACTGCAATGAAGCGATCTGTTGTTGGTTCAGGTCCGATTCTTATTCCAGGAAAGTCTCGTTCTAGCAAATACTTGATGAAAGTAGTTTTTCCAGTAGAGTATTGACCCACCAAAAGGATCATGGGTTTTGCATCAAAATCTGGATCATCAAGTTGAGGCGAatgaaaatcttgaaattgGTAATGCTGCTCAAGTGGTAATAATTTAgacttgtatatttttttaaggcCATCAGCAACATTTTCAAAGAGATCCTGTTTTCCGCTTTCTACTCGGCTTAACCAGCTAAACATTTCGTATATTAGTCAAAAGATGGTTCTgcaaatataacaatatattataatcattATTGTAAAAGTCACGTATGACTAAACAATGTTATGTTCATATGACTTCGAtcgttttttctttgtcaAACAAAATCATAATCTTAATACATATTTGATATTGATTCACAACTTTAACACAACAATTACGAATATCCTTCTTCTCTcctattttgaataatttaagtagatattatatatatcgtatatatatttataatgaaaataaataaggaaaGGTGAAAgaatgatgaaaatttgagaaaataacataaaataaatctaacCTCCTGATTTCAATAAAACACACAAGTAATGACAGGCGTACTCAACACTGACACTATCATACGGCACGACAGCACGACGTTTACCAGCccatatgtaatttatatgtatgtgttgGAACGTAACTAGAATACTGCTTGTCaacgtattaaatattctacaaaaaatttaatctcgaaaaatttgacaatttaattctatttctgAAGCACGAAATGATCGATCGAAACAGGAAATGTGTATCGCTCGAACACGTTAATTGTAAGAAAACAACCGGCGATTACGCGCGACTACTCAACAGACCACGTCGCGAACAATTCTATATCGATACCGCGACTGCGCATCTCACAATCACTATATACCTCCTTCCATTCTCTAGTACTCTAGTTTATTATCCCTCTCTTTTCTCTGCGTTCCTTTCTATTCTTtcatccttttttctttcttacatatttctatctttccctctttctccttttcctaTTTCTTATATGTGGCACCTTTGTTCTTTACTTTTggtaaatgtttctttttcgacAGAGTATTGTCAATAAATACATAGATTTGATAAATGGGAAAAAggttatacaaatatttacaatgattattgtatataattaaatctactgaatatatatatatatatatatatatatatatgtatatatatatatatgtatatagttgaGAGTAGTCAATTTCAACAGATCAAATTATCTTGAATcgttcgaaattaattaaattgaaaatatattatataaattaagatGAGCAAATAATATAGAGACTATCaatcgaaaatttcaaatataatagaaagaataatttatatttaaggtaggtacttattaaaatataggcataaatatatataggcatttattaaaatatttcaagtaagTATCaatcaatgaatttaaaagtGCATGATATTTGGAGCCTTTCTCTTTTATAGAAGTAAGGAATCCTTTTCCTGGCAATGAATGATTTACGTATGTATTTCTGTAAAGTTGCGTACTAAGTAAAAGATACGCATACTGTCTACATTAAGAGTTACGCATGTGTTTAGCTTTATCTTGAAATGAGCGCACTGTTACACGTCACTGTTAGTCGAGGTCGGTCATATTCCATCTATGATAcgttacatacatacatacatacgtgtatatCTATTCGATTACTTATCCACTTACTTATCTAtccataaaaaaaagaaaacaattatagataaaaaagaaaaaagctaaTGTAAGATAATGTAATTTCATTgctagtaaaataattaataataatttattttccgaATCATTTCGTTCAAATAATTGTTAACATTTCATTGTtgtgaattatttttcgatttaataTAATACCAACAGCgatatttggtaaaaaataatatcgtgtcacatacatatatataaatagaacaatgggattatatgtacatatatacaaattgaatattaatataaaatattgcgtgtccatttatttatttgtaaaatagtaTGTAGATGTACATATGCGAAATAATTGTGATTAGTGACCAGTAAGTAGGGAAAATTCGACCGTTCAATGATACGTATGCATATGTGCATGAATTTAAAAGTGTAATTACTTACATACTAGGGTTACTAGGTATATCGGTCGATACGGTACGATCTTGATGCCATTTAATTGACGCATTCACGCATATCTTCCATTTGAGTATTTGAATTCAACGGAAAGAGTGCTTGAAATAATCGTTCTCGTATTGCGTAACGAGACATGCAAAACATTCAGTGTCACTCGTTGCATAAGCAACGCGGACACATCCTGGTTAAACGATTTTATGCCAATTTAGTAATCTTAACCAGCTTCGCTCGAATTAGAATTGATTCGTATGATACAGTATACTTTGTTTTACGGCTATATGCGTTATCACTATTACGGACGTATATGAGAACCgagaattttgatttttttcttGCAAGACAAAATTATCGAGTATAATCAATtgtagatagatagatagatattttatgtattaatggGGGAGACTCATAAGAGTAGACATTCATCGTCCCAGTTCTCAGGAAGCACGTCCTTCCATAATTTAGTTAAGGTTTTTAGTCGACAAGGGGTGCCACACTTTGGTATATTCATATGATACAATGTCATTTTTTCTGTATCATTTAGATACATTAactataaaagaataaaaagaaaaaataaaaaagaggaaggaagaaaatatgaaaatggattagacgaaacaaatattaacTGGATtagaaatgattttttttagtaggaaatatataatacctTCAGTTCTGTGTCCGCAGAATTGGATGCAACATGCAGTTCGAAAATAAGCGTCGAGCCGTAATCAGGTTTAAAGTATTCATTCGTAAATCCCATGGTccttaataaattaacgagAGTTATGTCATGAGCAGAATAAAGATACGTTCGTCTTGTATCTTGACCATCATTAAAAGCGTGTAAACGCTCcaaaatttctttcagaaatgggcctaaaaaatattatttatataggcGAATAACTATAATAAGATAAGAATGTTTCTTGATCATAATTGTTATAACATATAGATATTCATATATGTGTACCTCCTCGAAGTCGTTGTTGTAATGTATTGCTTGTAAATATAGCTAAGCTACGGGCCGCAATTTCACGCATATGCTGATTGTAGTATTTGTTTGTCCATTCGGGTAATTTTAAGCCATTACGTTCCTCGATTTCCAAAGtattgtacaaaaattcaaCATCGGTGATTGTCGAGATATTTTTTGCAGTATAATTGGAAAGTTCTTGAAAATATTCGGCTGATGGAGATTCTGGACGTTTAGATTCATTTGCGTACGCTTCTTTCAAAGCTTTCTCTAATCGTGGACAGGGAGCCTTAACTACGATCGTCTGAAAATTGTGATTGttgttttatctttcttcctcCCTCTATCTGTTTTAATATCGAAAGCATTTTTCTGGCGTACGATATGTATACCTTATCCAAATGTCTAGGAGTGGAATGAACAGGAACAGGGTGCCACATTAATCCTGGCACAAATATTTCCTCTGTGTTTGGTGGATATAAAGCAGCTAGTAAAACTTGAGCAGACATTATGCACCGATCCGCGTAAGTACTTTGTGTCAAAGACAAACCACTCTCATACTTGTTGCCAATTATTGAGCCGTATTCGTTACGAATCCACTGACCAATATTGTACATTCGTACCATACCTTCCTGTGCATGAGATCGAATAATTGTATgattatgtataatatctgTATACATTGAAAACCTATTTATGTGATATCGACGCATTGGGTAGCATGCATTTTCAATAACATTTCActtatgataataaataataataaacggtTGTCGATTTATACAAAACAGATTTGGAAATTGTTAAACCTTGGTTAAAGCTCCCCAGCCCCCTTGCCATTTATAGTCCCGATACGGATCGTTTGGGTAACTTTCGGTAGGAGTACGATCTCCATGTCGAAAAACCTGCCAAGTCATTAACAGATTAATAATCATAAGAGGAAGGTATGCCGATTACTGTATTACAAAAAGTGTATATTAGAAAACAATACATATACTTACAAATATCACCTGTCGTACGGAATTTTGTGGAGCTAACAGTATAAAACTGATACCGAGAGTGagtatcaaaataaaaatcgatagGCGAACACTCATCTTATTTCGTTGACATTTGTCCCGTTTgttatcatatcatatcagctctatatatatatctatgatATGTAAGGAAAAATGatacgtatatcgtatatcgcATGATAGATAAAGTACATGTGTGTGTATTGTGCACGTatagaagaacgaagaaaggaaaacaacATTATTGGAAGACATCAATGATATACAAAGATGAAATATAGGAATCAACTGCTCGGCGGAAACGCACGCGATGTCTTCCAATtagtaaatacataattacataCATAACTAGAGAGTTTCTTGTAACAGCGCACAGTTTCTTTAAATGCGCGTATGGGTACAAGTAGAAATATCAGCAGTATCAGTACTTCGTTCTGATTTCTATGTATTCCATCATAAAGATCGTATGACATATAAACACTAGAGTGCGCTCGTATCGTTGATCCATCATATGAATTGTATTTCGACATTTTAAACCAGGATTATATAATCCGGTATTGTGATTTACTGTAAAGTTCCTGAAGCCTTGtcgttctttatttctttttagaaataaagaaaaattttctgaTTACTACCGCTTGTATTTTGTAGTTGATCCAATTTATTACGAAGAGTGTGTGTCCATTTTTTAAAGGATGCTTTTCTCTTCCTGACCTCTCTGCTGCATTTAGAGTCCCACTATTGATAGAATTCCTGGTCTTTGTGGGATTTTTTTCTGGAGTTATTTCCTGCAATAGTTGTAGTCATGGGATGATGGTAGTCATaagatattcatatttatctaTAAGTGACATGCTCTGGAGGAATGATTTGAGCCCATACTGTCATCTAATTGGTGCGTtgataaaattacattctgCAACAACTATATCAGAACATCAACCTACAAATCAAAAGGCACAGGTTAaggtaaatagaaaatattcctgGGAGCCTCCTTGACAAAGATTGGCATATTACAAGACCCAACATGTGACTATAGTGCTCAcatcgaagaaataatttgtgCTTTGTGGGCCTGCTTCCTACACAGgtatgaaagataaaaatttatacaaaatcaaaGTTTTTAGTTTTATGTTAACTATTTTTATACCTTGATATTGCTgttatattgttaatattcaaCACTCTTGATGTAACATGAAGCTAGATTTAAAACTAAGACTGAACACTAGGTTAAGGTCTGGTATTACAAATTGTGCAATCACTTGGATTTTTAGTTCTAAGCTCACTATTTTTGTGTCTTGATATtgttgttatattattaatataatgttaatGTAGCTTGTAGACCCATAAAAGTCTAAAGCTtgtattcattaaaaaaagatatcttGATATTCTTAGTCGTggtgtaatatattttctcgACACGTGTACCGAAATGGCGGGAAATGCGCTATCAGGGAGGGGGATATTTTGGATAAAATGGGTGAAAGGCAACTACTATAGCAATGTTTCAAGATCCtagtaaatactttatttgtCTACTTTCTGCATTAGTTTTTCCGGTTGATTTAACGGAATCCTTGCATTCTTTCgtttataataaaagagagaagaggaagaatagGGAAAAGATAATAGTAAAGGTAATGTAGAAACGAAAGGTATATGTATTGgatttattttcgttaattttacataaaacagCGTATTGACACGCTAATAGTCGAATAGCATTCGTTCGAAAATACAATATGATGTATGTAATTAGTTGAAAACGAAATAGATACAATGTACAAGTATTTAAGCTGCATGTACGACAGGTATCGATATCAGTTTACGGATGCAAAATAGATGCACGATCGGCTACAATTTAACAGATGAAACTGTCGGTACATAggtatcaaattttaatgacGACAGATGTCGGTTTAAGCGAATCTATAAGTGGCACGAtcgaaaattaatagattgaaagataaattaaagaattcaTAGTTGACCATTTAAACTTGTGCGTTTCCAATAATTATTGTTGGTTTCTATTTTAATGCTTGATtgtgttatatgtatatcgtatcGCCGATGGGTAGGTTTGtcgtattattttactattcttTTCACATGTTCGTATATATGTTTGTAAACGCAGGAATACACACTCTGGTACGTAAATATGAATGGAATAACTTTATGACTAGAACAATGACTAGAATGTAACGGACATTTAACTGTCTtgatgttttaaattttaaagaagaaagaaacggaggaaaaagaagcaaCAATATGTTTtatgaacaaaaattttcagTATACCATGTATACGCGAGAAATCTGAGATACAAATGATTGATCGCACGCACGAACGATAATTTAAAAGGGTTAATTGATAAGTGTTAAAGCAGCCAAAATTTGTCGGATTGCAGGATCATCTTACAACAGGGGCAAAggtaagaaaagaaacgaaaggacgaacgaacgaacgaacccGTGCAAGTAATCATTTATGACGTTAGAGCTTAAAGTCGAAATGAGATTAATCAAGCGAACCAGTACGTTTTTGAATCTAGGGCTGTTCGGAACGACGTCGTCGGCCAGGTCCTCCGGCGTAATTCGCTGCTGC
Protein-coding sequences here:
- the LOC132912717 gene encoding lysosomal acid phosphatase-like isoform X1 codes for the protein MSKYNSYDGSTIRAHSSVYMSYDLYDGIHRNQNEVLILLIFLLVPIRAFKETVRCYKKLSSYVFRHGDRTPTESYPNDPYRDYKWQGGWGALTKEGMVRMYNIGQWIRNEYGSIIGNKYESGLSLTQSTYADRCIMSAQVLLAALYPPNTEEIFVPGLMWHPVPVHSTPRHLDKTIVVKAPCPRLEKALKEAYANESKRPESPSAEYFQELSNYTAKNISTITDVEFLYNTLEIEERNGLKLPEWTNKYYNQHMREIAARSLAIFTSNTLQQRLRGGPFLKEILERLHAFNDGQDTRRTYLYSAHDITLVNLLRTMGFTNEYFKPDYGSTLIFELHVASNSADTELKLMYLNDTEKMTLYHMNIPKCGTPCRLKTLTKLWKDVLPENWDDECLLL
- the LOC132912717 gene encoding lysosomal acid phosphatase-like isoform X2; the encoded protein is MSVRLSIFILILTLGISFILLAPQNSVRQVIFVFRHGDRTPTESYPNDPYRDYKWQGGWGALTKEGMVRMYNIGQWIRNEYGSIIGNKYESGLSLTQSTYADRCIMSAQVLLAALYPPNTEEIFVPGLMWHPVPVHSTPRHLDKTIVVKAPCPRLEKALKEAYANESKRPESPSAEYFQELSNYTAKNISTITDVEFLYNTLEIEERNGLKLPEWTNKYYNQHMREIAARSLAIFTSNTLQQRLRGGPFLKEILERLHAFNDGQDTRRTYLYSAHDITLVNLLRTMGFTNEYFKPDYGSTLIFELHVASNSADTELKLMYLNDTEKMTLYHMNIPKCGTPCRLKTLTKLWKDVLPENWDDECLLL